Below is a genomic region from Bacillus thermozeamaize.
CTGTTTGAAGACATGGGTTCCCCGATCGAGGGAGATTTGTTGCTGGCTTCTCTGTACGCCGGGGTGACGATCGGCCTGGGTTTGGGGATAATTTTCCGCTTTGGAGGGACAACGGGCGGTGTCGACATCCTGGCCAGATTGGCACATAAGTATCTCGGTTGGAGTATCGGCCGGACGATGTTTACCTTTGATTTGTTCGTCATCGGCGCTTCGTCCATCTATCTTGGCCGGGAAAAGGCGATGTACACGCTCATTCTGGTATTTCTGGCAGCAAGAGTGATTGACGTCGTCCAGGAAGGAATGTATGCGGCCAAGGCGGCCATCATCATTTCTGAGCGTGCCCAGGAAATCAGCCGCCTGATCGTGGAGCAAATGGATCGAGGAACCACGTTGTTGAAAGGCAAAGGGGGTTTTACGAAGGAAGAGAAAGAGGTGATTTATGTGGTCGTCTCCCGTCCAGAACTGAATCGTTTGAAAGGGATCGTCCGTCAAGTGGACCCGCACGCTTTTGTCGTGATCAGTGATGCCAGCAATGTCCTGGGTGAAGGTTTTTACCGGGAAGAGCAGCATCAATGAAAAAGGGAGGCAGGTTTGGCCGGTTTTATGTGTCCTGAAAAGCGCGGTAGCACCACGCGGCATAGGCCAAGGATAAGATGACAAAGGAGGATAAGCCCAGGATCAACTGATTCAAGGGGGTTTTCATGACCTCGGCAAAGGTGGGCCTGTCTTTGCCGGTGTAGGCTTGTTTGAAAAGATCTTCCCATTGCGTGAGAACCATCGACAGCTCCTGAGGCGCTGGTGCGTTTTGGAGATACAGCTGTTTCATGCGTGCGAAAAGCGCATCCAGTTGCGCAACCAGTTCCGGAGGTTGACTGACCAGCAAGGCGGGACGGATGTCGGTATAACGCTCCTGCAACTGTTGAAAAGATTGTCTGTCGGGATGCTGCTCGCGCATCGTTTGCACCAGCGACAACATCTGGCGGGCATGTTCTTTCCACAAAACTTGCTTTGAGGACTGTCCGGAATGGACCAACGCATCCGCCGCAATGGTGAGTTGACGCGCCGTTTTCCGGATTTTTTCCGGTTGCAACTGAACGTCGGCCAAAAGATGCTTCAGTTGAATCATGGTATCGGAAAGGGCCTGTATTCCCTCAACGGTTGTTTTCCGGTCAAACGGCAGTTGTGTAAACATTTGATTCAGTTGCATGAGCAGTTGTCTTGCCTCAAGAAAACGGTCCTTTTCCAGGAGTGACTGCAGCTGGTGGGTTTTTTCGAGAAATTGTTGTTCATGGACGGCGCCATCTGCCTGTGGCGGGGATGGCACAATGCCGGGCAACGCCGCACACGCAGGCAGGACGATACATGAGAAAGCAAACAATCCGCACAGGACATAGTGCCGCATCTTCTTCATCATGGCCTTCCCCCCTCCATACATCTCTATGAAGGAAGGACAAGTTTATGCCATGCCAAGCGGGGACAACTTTACCGCATGCTCCGCAGTTGACGCCTGTCGACGGTTAGAGAAAAGACGGTCAAGCTGAGCACACTTAACCACAGCGTAAAAAAACCCAGCTGCGCCATAAAGGGATCCAGGGAAGGGTGAACCCATGGATGAAGGTCAAAGACGTAGTCCATGAAATCATTGGCAAAAATCCAAATCGAAACCACCAGCAGGTGCCGGTACCCGAAAGTATAGTAACGCGTGAACAGCAGGGCTTCCAAGGCCATCCCGGCATGTGAGAAGACAAGCATCCAATTGGCCGCCGGAATGGTCTCGAACAACAACATCGCCCTGACAGACGGCTGCACCAGCCAGGCGCCGGCAAATATGGCCGCGACGGCCCATATCCCGTATTTGAACAGGGTCACCGCGGCAAACGCCTCCAGGTAGGGATTGCGCCTGCCCATGATGAACAAAATCAATACCGTTGTAAAAAACAGGCTGGCTGTCGGACTGTCCGGGACAAACGGCAAGTAGTAAAAAGGCGTTTCTGCGTACTGATACCGGTACCAGTAATAACCGTAGACGGTGCCTAGAAGATTGATGACGAACAGGATATGCAAAAAGGGACGGCGAAAGACGGCCTGTGCCAACCAATTCCAAGCGTTCATCAACCACTCTCTCCCTAAAAGAAAAACTGGCCTGGAGGGCCAGTTCTTCGCAATGCTTCCATTCGTTCATGCTCCATCGTTGATGTTTCCAACTTCGATTCCAGCTTATTTTTCTTCTTTTGCCTCAGGATTGGCCTTCTGTTTTGCAAGCCATTCCACCAACGTGTTCAACTCCGCATCAGAGCCGGTAAAGGCGCCGGGAGGCATTGCTCCCCGCCCGTTCTTGATCACATCGGCAATCTCTTCTGCGCTCAAGCGATCACCGACACCCAGCAGCGACGGACCCATGCCACCTTGCAAGTTGGCTCCATGACAGCCGGTACATGAGGACTGGGAGGCGAAAATCTGCGCCCCTTCACTGTCCGGCTCCACGAGTTCGACTTTGGCCTTTTCCATCGGCGTGCCGCTTCCCGTTTTCCCTGACGCAGCCTCCATGGCCTCATGCTGAGCCACTGCAGCCCATGTCAGATAGATGATGGCGGCCAGCGACAGCAGCATGACGCCACTGGCAATGGGCCGTTTCAAGGCGCGGCGATGCGGGCTGCGATCCAGCCAGGGCGCCAAAAGCAAGGCGCCAAATGCAATCCCCGGGATGATGACCGTACCGACAACCACAAAAGGCCCTGAGGCGAATGGATATTTCAGCAACTGGTAGAGAAACAGGAAATACCAGTCAGGCAAAGGCGTGTAGGCCGTATTGGTCGGATCGGCCACTTCTTCCAATGGGGCAGGGTGTAAAATCACCAACAACATGAAGCCCACCAGAAAAACGGCAGCCACCATCCATTCTTTGAGCAAGAAGTCTGGCATGAAGGCTTCCGTCTTGCCCGGATATTCATCGTAATCGCGCGGAATGTTCGGCCGGCGCTCCGCACGAACACGAGAATCTCCGACATAGACAATCTCTTTTGGTTCTCGTGCCATCAGTTCCCCCCCTTATCTCCATGGACTCCAAAGCGGGCATGAATGTGCCATCATAGCGGCCCGGAAATTCCTTGTCGGCGGATCAGCACAAAGTGGGCTCCCAGCAAGAGCAACAAAGCGGCAGGCAGGAAGAATACGTGAATCGCGAAGAAGCGCGTCAACGTGACGGCGCCGACGATATTTCCACCGGTCAGCAACGTTTTAATGAACCCGCCCAAGAAAGGCACGCTGCCGGCAATCTCCACCCCGACTTTGGTCGCAAAGTAAGCCTTGTTGTCCCAAGGCAACAGGTAACCGGTAAAGCCCAAACCCAGCATCACGAAGAAAATCAGGACGCCGACGACCCAGTTCATTTCTCTGGGTTTTTTGTAGGAACCGGTGAAAAATACGCGCAACGTGTGCAGCAGCAACATGACGATGACCACACTGGCTCCCCAGTGGTGCATCCCGCGAACGATTTGACCGAAGGCCACCTGATGTTGCAAGTAGTCCACGCTAGCATGCGCATTGACGATATCCGGCACATAATACATGGCCAGGAACATACCAGAGAGGATCATGATCATCACAACAAAAAAGGTCAACCCTCCGAAACAATAGACAAAAGCCGAAAAATGGTGAGCCGGGTTGACATGCTCCGGAACCTCATGGTCGGCCAGGTCCCGCCAAATTGGAGTGATGTCAAGCCGCTCGTCCATCCAGTCATACAATCGTTGTATCACGGTTTATCACCCCCTGACCAGGCGGTTCGGTATGATTTTTCCAAGGTACAGTTTCCCGCCCTCCACCTTCGTTTCGTACTCATCCAGCGGGGCTGGTGGCGGCGTTCCGGGAACGTTCTTCCCGCTCTTTTCGTAAAAGCCGAAGTGACATGGGCAAAAATAATGATTCGGCCTGTCGGGTGAACCGTTCCAGTTGACCGTGCAGCCCAGGTGCTTGCAAACAGGAGAAAGCGCGAGGACTTTCCCGTTTTCCACCATAATCCACGCGGACAGCACAACTTCCGATTTGTACCAGCCGTCGACCTGTTTCACCTTAAAGTCTTTCTTTTTCGGTTCCGGTCCGAATTCACTGATGTCTCCAACTGGAACCCAATCGGAATCGTCCTTGGCTTTTAAGGCGGGATCGATGGCAAAACGAACCAGTGGGGTGAGGATGGTTGCTGCCAAGAATCCTCCTGTCCCCATCAGGGAGTACATCAGGAAGGTTCGCCTCGAGATCCGTTTCCTGTCGCTCATTGCCTAACCCCCTCTTCTTTGAAATGGCTGGCCGAACTACCACATATGTACTAGGACATAATCCATCATAGCCCCTTGCATGTAGGGTGTCAAGTTATGACAAATGTGGTTCATATTTAAG
It encodes:
- a CDS encoding menaquinol-cytochrome C reductase; this translates as MSDRKRISRRTFLMYSLMGTGGFLAATILTPLVRFAIDPALKAKDDSDWVPVGDISEFGPEPKKKDFKVKQVDGWYKSEVVLSAWIMVENGKVLALSPVCKHLGCTVNWNGSPDRPNHYFCPCHFGFYEKSGKNVPGTPPPAPLDEYETKVEGGKLYLGKIIPNRLVRG
- a CDS encoding cytochrome C oxidase Cbb3, coding for MAREPKEIVYVGDSRVRAERRPNIPRDYDEYPGKTEAFMPDFLLKEWMVAAVFLVGFMLLVILHPAPLEEVADPTNTAYTPLPDWYFLFLYQLLKYPFASGPFVVVGTVIIPGIAFGALLLAPWLDRSPHRRALKRPIASGVMLLSLAAIIYLTWAAVAQHEAMEAASGKTGSGTPMEKAKVELVEPDSEGAQIFASQSSCTGCHGANLQGGMGPSLLGVGDRLSAEEIADVIKNGRGAMPPGAFTGSDAELNTLVEWLAKQKANPEAKEEK
- a CDS encoding cytochrome b6 (electron transport protein), which translates into the protein MIQRLYDWMDERLDITPIWRDLADHEVPEHVNPAHHFSAFVYCFGGLTFFVVMIMILSGMFLAMYYVPDIVNAHASVDYLQHQVAFGQIVRGMHHWGASVVIVMLLLHTLRVFFTGSYKKPREMNWVVGVLIFFVMLGLGFTGYLLPWDNKAYFATKVGVEIAGSVPFLGGFIKTLLTGGNIVGAVTLTRFFAIHVFFLPAALLLLLGAHFVLIRRQGISGPL